Within the Agromyces atrinae genome, the region ATGGCCCGTCCCGACGACAGGTCGCGCTAGTCCTGGGCCTTGACGATGAAGCTGACGGCGTCGCCGACGGTCTTGAGGTTCTTGACCTCTTCGTCGGGGATCTTGACGTCGAACTTCTCTTCGGCGTTGACGACGATCGTCATCATCGAGATGGAATCGATGTCGAGATCGTCGGTGAACGACTTGTCCAGCTCAACCGTGTCGGTCGCGATGCCGGTCTCGTCGTTGATGAGCTCGGCCAGGCCGGCGAGGACTTCTTCGGTGGACAATGCCATTGTTTTTCTCCTTGGGGTGTCTCGGATGACCGAGATCAGTTTAGGGGGATGGGGGTCGGACGCGTCGCGACGGGCCGCGACGACGTGGTTCAGGGAAGGACGACGACCTGTGCGCCGAACACGAGCCCCGCGCCGAATCCGATCTGCAGGGCGAGTCCGCCCGACAGTTCGGGGTGCTCGTCGAGCAGCCGGTGCGTGGCGAGAGGGATGGACGCCGCCGAGGTGTTGCCCGTCGTCGCGATGTCGCGCGCGATGACGACCGACTCGGGGAGCTTGAGCTGCTTCGCGAACTCGTCGATAATCCGCATGTTCGCCTGGTGGGGGATGAAGGCGGCGAGGTCGGCCGAGGTGACGCCCGCGGCGTCGAGAGCCTGCTTCGCGACCTTCGCCATGTCCCACACGGCCCAGCGGAAGACCGTCTGGCCCTCCTGGCGGAGCGTCGGCCACTCGGCGGCACCGTCGCGGAACTCGGTGAGCGTGTTGTTCATGCCCACAGCGTCGGCCTTCGAGCCGTCGGAACCCCAGATGGTTCGTGAGATACCGGGGAAGTCGCTCGGGCCGATCACAGCCGCTCCCGCACCATCGCCCAGGAGGAACGAGATCGAGCGGTCGGTCGGGTCGACGATGTCGGAGAGCTTCTCGGCGCCGATCACGAGGGCGTAGTGCGCGACACCCGTGCGGATGAGCGCGTCGGCCTGAGCGACCGCGTACGCGTAGCCCGCGCACGCCGCGTTGGCGTCGTAGGCCGCGGCCGGGTTCGCACCGACGCGATCGGCGACGACGGCGGCCATCGACGGAGTCTGCTGCACGTTCGAGATCGTCGCGATGATGACGAGGTCGATGAGTTCGGGCGAGACGCCCGACTTCGCGATCGCCTCACGGGCGGCCTCGGTCGCGAGGTCGACGGCGGCGACGTCGGAGCTCGCACGCGTGCGGGTCACGATGCCGGTGCGCTGCTGGATCCACTCGTCCGACGAGTTGATCGGACCGACGAGGTCGTCGTTCGGCACGGCACGGTCGCCACGAGCG harbors:
- a CDS encoding acyl carrier protein, with amino-acid sequence MALSTEEVLAGLAELINDETGIATDTVELDKSFTDDLDIDSISMMTIVVNAEEKFDVKIPDEEVKNLKTVGDAVSFIVKAQD
- a CDS encoding beta-ketoacyl-ACP synthase III → MTPPTLQQSHGPAYTRIYALGAARGDRAVPNDDLVGPINSSDEWIQQRTGIVTRTRASSDVAAVDLATEAAREAIAKSGVSPELIDLVIIATISNVQQTPSMAAVVADRVGANPAAAYDANAACAGYAYAVAQADALIRTGVAHYALVIGAEKLSDIVDPTDRSISFLLGDGAGAAVIGPSDFPGISRTIWGSDGSKADAVGMNNTLTEFRDGAAEWPTLRQEGQTVFRWAVWDMAKVAKQALDAAGVTSADLAAFIPHQANMRIIDEFAKQLKLPESVVIARDIATTGNTSAASIPLATHRLLDEHPELSGGLALQIGFGAGLVFGAQVVVLP